The Peromyscus eremicus chromosome 11, PerEre_H2_v1, whole genome shotgun sequence genome includes a window with the following:
- the Nr2f1 gene encoding COUP transcription factor 1 yields the protein MAMVVSSWRDPQDDVAGGNPGGPNPAAQAARGGGGGEQQQAGSGAPHTPQTPGQPGAPATPGTAGDKGQGPPGSGQSQQHIECVVCGDKSSGKHYGQFTCEGCKSFFKRSVRRNLTYTCRANRNCPIDQHHRNQCQYCRLKKCLKVGMRREAVQRGRMPPTQPNPGQYALTNGDPLNGHCYLSGYISLLLRAEPYPTSRYGSQCMQPNNIMGIENICELAARLLFSAVEWARNIPFFPDLQITDQVSLLRLTWSELFVLNAAQCSMPLHVAPLLAAAGLHASPMSADRVVAFMDHIRIFQEQVEKLKALHVDSAEYSCLKAIVLFTSDACGLSDAAHIESLQEKSQCALEEYVRSQYPNQPSRFGKLLLRLPSLRTVSSSVIEQLFFVRLVGKTPIETLIRDMLLSGSSFNWPYMSIQCS from the exons ATGGCAATGGTAGTTAGCAGCTGGCGAGATCCGCAGGACGACGTGGCCGGGGGCAACCCCGGCGGCCCCAACCCCGCAGCGCAGGCagcccgcggcggcggcggcggcgagcaGCAGCAAGCGGGCTCCGGTGCGCCGCACACGCCGCAGACCCCGGGCCAGCCCGGAGCGCCCGCCACCCCCGGCACGGCGGGGGACAAGGGCCAGGGCCCGCCCGGTTCGGGCCAGAGCCAGCAGCACATCGAGTGCGTGGTGTGCGGGGACAAGTCGAGCGGCAAGCACTACGGCCAATTCACCTGCGAGGGCTGCAAAAGTTTCTTCAAGAGGAGCGTCCGCAGGAACTTAACTTACACATGCCGTGCCAACAGGAACTGTCCCATCGACCAGCACCATCGCAACCAGTGCCAATACTGCCGCCTCAAGAAGTGCCTCAAAGTGGGCATGAGGCGGGAAG CGGTTCAGCGAGGAAGAATGCCTCCAACCCAGCCCAATCCAGGCCAGTACGCACTCACAAACGGGGACCCCCTCAATGGCCACTGCTACCTGTCCGGCTACATCTCGCTGCTGCTGCGTGCAGAGCCCTACCCCACGTCTCGTTATGGCAGCCAGTGCATGCAGCCCAACAACATCATGGGCATCGAGAACATCTGCGAGCTGGCCGCGCGCCTCCTCTTCAGCGCCGTCGAGTGGGCCCGCAACATCCCCTTCTTCCCGGATCTGCAGATCACCGACCAGGTGTCTCTGCTACGCCTCACCTGGAGCGAGCTGTTCGTGCTCAACGCGGCCCAGTGCTCCATGCCCCTGCACGTGGCGCCGCTGCTGGCCGCTGCGGGCCTCCACGCTTCGCCCATGTCCGCGGACCGCGTCGTGGCCTTCATGGACCACATCCGCATCTTTCAGGAACAGGTGGAGAAGCTCAAGGCGCTGCACGTCGACTCTGCCGAGTACAGCTGCCTCAAAGCCATCGTGCTGTTCACGTCAG ATGCCTGTGGCCTGTCGGATGCTGCCCACATCGAAAGCCTGCAGGAAAAATCGCAGTGTGCCCTGGAGGAATATGTGAGGAGCCAGTACCCCAACCAGCCCAGCCGCTTTGGCAAGCTGCTGCTGCGCTTGCCCTCTCTTCGCACGGTGTCCTCCTCTGTCATTGAGCAGCTCTTCTTCGTCCGATTGGTAGGTAAAACCCCCATCGAGACTCTCATCCGAGATATGCTGCTGTCTGGGAGCAGCTTCAACTGGCCTTACATGTCCATCCAGTGCTCCTAG